The following proteins come from a genomic window of Geomonas sp. RF6:
- a CDS encoding endonuclease domain-containing protein: MKGPSRKLRKQMTDAERLLWSHLRGKQLLGVQFNRQKSLGPYVVDFYAASPLLVIELDGSQHLQDENVKSDAARDSFLLEQGLMVLRFDDRQVLLETAAVLEEIFRMCQQRVTRANPPCPPFAKGGT; encoded by the coding sequence TTGAAGGGACCATCCCGCAAGCTGCGCAAGCAGATGACAGATGCTGAGCGACTGCTCTGGTCTCATCTACGGGGCAAGCAACTTCTTGGCGTCCAGTTCAACCGGCAGAAATCACTCGGCCCCTATGTCGTTGATTTCTACGCTGCCTCACCCCTGCTGGTGATTGAGCTGGATGGCAGCCAGCACCTCCAGGATGAGAATGTCAAAAGTGATGCTGCCCGTGACTCCTTTCTTCTGGAACAGGGGTTGATGGTGCTTAGATTCGACGACCGGCAGGTGTTGCTGGAAACGGCTGCGGTTCTGGAAGAGATATTTCGGATGTGCCAGCAAAGGGTAACAAGAGCAAATCCCCCCTGTCCCCCCTTCGCAAAGGGGGGGACGTAA
- a CDS encoding cytochrome c3 family protein, protein MPRSCTYHLVALFCLLGAVLAPSIGFAEPFKCSICHRKVVTGSVVHKPVAKAACLDCHQQFSNDHPLGKGSMGFIVPKEKLCGVCHGSLLTKKFLHGPVGKGECSACHLPHSGENKSLLRDPAPALCFRCHPKDHFDGAHGHPPVAKGECLSCHDAHQSEGKGLLRKEGSALCFSCHDGKIAVGKSLHKPVGEGKCVDCHAPHASAWKKLLKADYPNVLYRPFSGDAFPLCFSCHDPALASETTTEKSTNFRNGTRNLHSVHVNKVGKGRSCRMCHNPHASAQDRLVYPKAPGFGTWDIPIRFQTTSTGGSCSVGCHRTFKYDRVNAVVN, encoded by the coding sequence ATGCCACGATCCTGCACTTACCATCTGGTCGCCCTTTTCTGCCTGCTCGGCGCGGTACTCGCGCCGAGCATTGGCTTTGCTGAGCCTTTCAAGTGCAGCATCTGCCACCGGAAAGTGGTGACCGGATCGGTGGTGCACAAGCCGGTCGCCAAGGCTGCCTGCCTCGACTGCCACCAGCAGTTCTCCAACGATCACCCCCTCGGGAAGGGCTCCATGGGGTTCATCGTCCCGAAGGAGAAGCTCTGCGGGGTCTGCCACGGTTCCCTCCTCACGAAGAAGTTTTTGCACGGCCCGGTCGGCAAGGGTGAGTGCAGCGCCTGCCACCTCCCGCACAGCGGCGAGAACAAGTCCCTCCTGCGCGACCCGGCTCCGGCTCTTTGCTTCCGCTGCCACCCGAAGGACCACTTCGACGGCGCCCACGGCCATCCGCCGGTGGCGAAGGGGGAGTGCCTCTCCTGCCACGACGCCCACCAGTCCGAGGGTAAGGGGCTCCTGAGAAAGGAAGGGAGTGCGCTCTGCTTCTCCTGCCACGATGGAAAGATCGCGGTGGGGAAATCGCTGCACAAGCCGGTCGGCGAAGGGAAATGCGTCGACTGTCACGCCCCGCACGCCTCCGCCTGGAAAAAGCTCCTGAAGGCCGACTACCCGAACGTGCTGTACCGTCCTTTCAGCGGGGATGCCTTCCCCCTCTGCTTTTCCTGCCACGATCCCGCGCTCGCCTCCGAGACCACGACCGAGAAGTCCACGAACTTCAGGAACGGCACCCGGAATCTCCACTCGGTGCACGTGAACAAGGTGGGGAAGGGGCGTTCCTGCAGGATGTGCCACAACCCCCACGCCTCGGCGCAGGACCGCCTGGTCTACCCGAAGGCCCCCGGCTTCGGCACCTGGGACATTCCGATCCGCTTCCAGACGACCTCCACCGGCGGCAGCTGCTCCGTGGGGTGCCACCGGACCTTCAAATACGACCGGGTGAATGCCGTTGTCAACTAG
- the ccsB gene encoding c-type cytochrome biogenesis protein CcsB — protein sequence MSSSLLFNVTTMAYLVSTCLFFAFLASRNKGVGLSGTYAALFGFIVQTVAIGLRWKESYDQGHGHAPLSNLFESVVFFAWTIILIFLIIDFKYRYRAVGFFVVPFALLGMAWAQLALDSGIEPLVPALQSNWLLYHVVTCFLGYAAFAVACGISIMYLIREKLEAGGGSTAVGAPAGGLLSMFPSIRALDDLNYRAIMIGFPLLTLGIVTGAAWANYAWGTYWSWDPKETWSLIVWFVYAAFLHARITRGWVGRRAAILSVIGFAATIFCYLGVNLFLSGLHSYGK from the coding sequence ATGTCCAGTTCTCTGCTGTTCAACGTAACTACCATGGCCTACCTGGTCTCCACCTGCCTCTTCTTCGCCTTCCTGGCCTCCAGGAACAAGGGGGTGGGGCTCTCCGGCACCTACGCGGCACTCTTCGGCTTCATCGTGCAGACGGTGGCGATCGGCCTGCGCTGGAAAGAGTCGTACGACCAGGGTCACGGCCACGCGCCCCTCTCCAACCTCTTCGAGTCGGTGGTCTTCTTCGCCTGGACCATCATCCTCATCTTCCTGATCATCGACTTCAAGTACCGCTACCGCGCGGTCGGCTTCTTCGTCGTCCCCTTCGCGCTTCTGGGGATGGCCTGGGCGCAGCTCGCGCTCGACAGCGGGATCGAGCCGCTGGTGCCGGCGCTCCAGAGTAACTGGCTCCTGTACCACGTGGTGACCTGCTTCCTCGGCTACGCAGCCTTCGCGGTCGCCTGCGGCATCTCCATCATGTACCTGATCCGCGAGAAACTGGAGGCGGGGGGTGGGAGCACCGCCGTCGGCGCTCCGGCAGGGGGGCTTCTCTCCATGTTCCCCTCCATCAGGGCGCTGGACGACCTGAACTACCGCGCCATCATGATCGGCTTCCCGCTCCTGACGCTGGGCATCGTCACCGGCGCCGCCTGGGCCAACTACGCCTGGGGCACCTACTGGAGCTGGGACCCGAAGGAGACCTGGTCCCTCATCGTGTGGTTCGTGTACGCAGCCTTCCTCCATGCCCGCATCACCCGCGGCTGGGTCGGGCGCCGCGCCGCGATCCTCTCGGTGATCGGCTTTGCCGCCACCATCTTCTGCTACCTGGGCGTCAACCTCTTCCTGTCCGGCCTGCACAGCTACGGGAAATAA
- the purD gene encoding phosphoribosylamine--glycine ligase: MKVLVVGSGGREHALVWKIAQSPLVEKLYCAPGNPGTAQLAENVVIAVDNLEGLLAFAKENAIDLTVVGPELPLSLGITDLFEEHGLKVFGARKNAAIIEASKAFAKDLMHKYQVPTAAYGVFTEVKEAIDFIDSTGIPIVIKADGLAAGKGVIIAQTREEAVEAVTDMLSGNAFGSAGARVVIEEFLKGEEASFLAFTDGSRIIPLASAQDHKAVFDGDKGPNTGGMGAYSPAPVVTKEIHDKAMEEVMRRTVEGMAAEGRTYRGVLYAGLMIDGDSVKTLEFNARFGDPECQPLLMRMKSDLVPVLLAVASGDISGVEIEWHDQATICVVMAAEGYPGDYRKGDVIAGLEEAATLEEVVVFHAGTRSADGNIVTSGGRVLGVTAMGETVQGAIDRAYRAVDKISWPGVHYRRDIGAKAVKRQG; this comes from the coding sequence ATGAAAGTACTCGTTGTAGGTAGTGGTGGCAGGGAGCATGCGCTGGTCTGGAAGATCGCCCAGTCTCCCCTGGTGGAAAAACTCTACTGCGCGCCGGGCAACCCGGGCACCGCGCAGCTCGCGGAGAACGTGGTAATCGCGGTGGACAACCTCGAGGGGCTCCTCGCCTTTGCGAAGGAAAATGCCATCGACCTCACCGTGGTCGGCCCCGAGCTCCCCCTTTCCCTCGGGATCACCGATCTCTTCGAGGAGCACGGTCTGAAGGTCTTCGGCGCCAGGAAAAACGCCGCCATCATCGAGGCGAGCAAGGCGTTTGCCAAGGACCTGATGCACAAATACCAGGTCCCCACTGCCGCCTACGGCGTCTTCACCGAAGTGAAGGAGGCGATCGACTTCATCGACAGCACCGGGATTCCCATCGTCATCAAGGCCGACGGCCTGGCGGCAGGGAAGGGGGTCATCATCGCCCAGACCCGCGAGGAAGCGGTCGAGGCGGTCACCGACATGCTCTCCGGCAACGCCTTCGGCTCTGCGGGTGCCCGCGTCGTCATCGAGGAGTTTTTGAAAGGTGAGGAGGCGTCCTTCCTCGCCTTCACCGACGGCTCCCGCATCATCCCGCTCGCCAGCGCCCAGGATCACAAGGCGGTCTTCGACGGCGACAAGGGGCCGAACACCGGCGGCATGGGCGCCTACTCCCCCGCGCCTGTCGTCACGAAGGAAATCCACGACAAGGCGATGGAAGAGGTCATGCGCCGCACCGTCGAGGGGATGGCTGCCGAAGGAAGAACCTATCGCGGCGTCCTCTACGCAGGGCTCATGATCGACGGCGACAGCGTGAAGACGCTGGAATTCAACGCCCGCTTCGGCGACCCGGAGTGCCAGCCGCTTCTCATGCGGATGAAGTCTGACCTGGTGCCGGTTCTTCTGGCCGTTGCCTCCGGCGACATCTCCGGCGTGGAGATCGAGTGGCACGACCAGGCAACCATTTGCGTCGTCATGGCCGCCGAGGGGTATCCCGGCGACTACCGCAAGGGTGATGTTATAGCCGGCCTCGAAGAGGCGGCGACCCTGGAAGAGGTTGTGGTCTTTCATGCCGGGACGCGCAGCGCGGACGGCAATATCGTCACCAGCGGCGGCCGCGTCCTCGGCGTCACCGCCATGGGGGAGACGGTGCAGGGGGCGATCGACCGCGCCTACCGCGCCGTCGACAAGATCTCCTGGCCCGGCGTCCACTACCGCCGCGACATCGGCGCCAAAGCGGTAAAGAGGCAGGGATAG
- a CDS encoding glycosyltransferase family 2 protein codes for MDLSVVVPIYNEEENIPVLYQRVTDALAPTTIDYELILVDDGSADNSFAQLKLLAAKDKRVKVIRFRRNFGQTAAMSAGFDCATGHVVVPMDGDLQNDPLDIPLLLDRMHDGFDVVSGWRKDRKDTFINRRLPSILANGFISHMTGVHLHDYGCTLKAYRREVLEDVNLYGEMHRFVPALAHQVGAKVTEMPVRHHERLHGQSKYGISRTTRVILDLLTVKFLLSYSTKPIQLFGRWGIYTFGAGFATGLVTMYMKFFEHVNMNRNPLLILTAFLLFMGVQFLVLGLLGELTARTYYEAQGKQIYNVKEKINFV; via the coding sequence TTGGATCTTAGTGTAGTAGTACCTATTTACAACGAAGAGGAGAACATCCCGGTTCTCTACCAGCGCGTCACCGACGCCCTTGCCCCTACCACCATCGACTACGAGCTCATCCTCGTGGACGACGGCTCTGCGGACAATTCCTTCGCGCAGCTGAAGCTCCTCGCCGCGAAGGACAAGCGGGTAAAAGTCATCCGCTTCCGCCGCAACTTCGGCCAGACCGCCGCCATGTCCGCTGGCTTCGACTGCGCCACCGGCCACGTCGTCGTCCCCATGGATGGTGACCTGCAGAACGACCCCCTGGACATCCCGCTGCTCCTCGACCGGATGCACGACGGCTTCGACGTCGTCTCGGGGTGGCGCAAGGACCGCAAGGATACCTTCATCAACCGCAGGCTGCCGTCGATCCTCGCCAACGGCTTCATCTCGCACATGACCGGCGTGCACCTGCACGACTACGGCTGCACCCTGAAGGCGTACCGCCGGGAGGTGCTGGAGGACGTGAACCTCTACGGCGAGATGCACCGATTTGTCCCGGCCCTCGCCCACCAGGTCGGCGCAAAGGTCACCGAGATGCCGGTGCGCCACCACGAGCGCCTGCACGGCCAGAGCAAGTACGGCATCTCCCGCACCACCCGCGTCATTCTCGATCTCCTGACGGTCAAGTTTCTCCTCTCCTACTCGACGAAGCCGATCCAGCTCTTCGGCCGGTGGGGGATCTACACGTTCGGCGCGGGCTTTGCCACGGGCCTCGTGACGATGTACATGAAGTTTTTCGAGCACGTAAATATGAACCGCAACCCGCTCCTCATCCTCACCGCCTTCCTCCTCTTCATGGGGGTGCAGTTCCTGGTGCTCGGACTCCTGGGGGAGCTCACCGCGCGCACCTACTACGAGGCGCAGGGGAAGCAGATCTACAACGTGAAGGAAAAGATCAACTTTGTCTGA
- a CDS encoding winged helix-turn-helix transcriptional regulator, with translation MNADDEKVLDSYRFFLLLSEISGEEQLSQRELAKRLGIALGLVNSYLKNLVAKGYVRVANFPKNRYAYLLTPKGFAEKSRLAYQHLSYFSGLYTVARQDYLRLFRRLAADGTRRVAFCGVDETAEIAYLSLKEVGLELELVMDQCGAGQLFFEQPVLAPGEGLAAAPGKIVITSLKRGDALREELLRLGVEPAAIYDASAAVAE, from the coding sequence ATGAACGCTGACGATGAAAAGGTCCTTGATAGCTACCGATTTTTCCTGCTTCTGTCAGAGATCTCGGGGGAAGAGCAGCTCTCCCAGAGGGAACTGGCGAAGCGGCTCGGCATCGCGCTGGGACTCGTCAACTCCTACCTGAAAAACCTCGTGGCCAAAGGGTACGTCCGCGTCGCCAACTTCCCGAAAAACCGCTACGCCTACCTCCTCACGCCGAAAGGCTTCGCCGAAAAAAGCCGTCTCGCCTACCAGCACCTGAGCTACTTCTCCGGCCTGTACACCGTTGCGCGCCAGGACTACCTGCGCCTCTTCCGCCGCCTCGCCGCGGACGGAACGCGCCGCGTCGCCTTTTGCGGAGTTGACGAGACCGCCGAGATCGCCTACCTCTCGCTAAAGGAAGTCGGACTGGAACTGGAGCTGGTGATGGACCAGTGCGGCGCGGGGCAGCTCTTTTTCGAGCAGCCGGTGCTCGCGCCTGGGGAAGGTCTCGCCGCGGCGCCGGGAAAGATAGTTATAACCTCTCTCAAGCGCGGCGATGCACTGCGCGAGGAGTTGTTGCGACTGGGAGTTGAGCCGGCCGCCATCTATGACGCCTCGGCGGCAGTGGCAGAGTAG
- a CDS encoding cytochrome c3 family protein, with product MKKIVAAVAVVLAFAVTAMAADSYVYPAKNGNVAFNHKDHAAKVDCKACHGAGAPGKIVIDKEKGHALCKGCHVEKKAGPTKCGECHKK from the coding sequence ATGAAAAAGATTGTTGCTGCAGTCGCCGTCGTCCTTGCCTTCGCAGTTACCGCCATGGCTGCCGACAGCTATGTCTACCCCGCCAAGAACGGCAACGTAGCCTTCAACCACAAGGATCACGCGGCCAAGGTTGATTGCAAAGCGTGCCACGGCGCCGGTGCTCCCGGCAAGATCGTGATCGACAAGGAAAAAGGCCACGCCCTGTGCAAGGGGTGCCACGTCGAGAAGAAGGCCGGCCCGACCAAGTGCGGCGAGTGCCACAAGAAGTAG
- the resB gene encoding cytochrome c biogenesis protein ResB, with the protein MTTTNRGFAQQLWDFFCSLRLSIFLLIGLAIVSIIGTVIPQGPPPAEYLATISDTKLRLYTSLGFFDMYHSWWFILLLYLLTVNLICCSIKRLPRVWKIISEPVLVMDEKYERTLTQVKHLKMQGGAAQLKDRLVAKLSSEFAAPVVTEHGNEYHLFAQKNAWCRLGVYVVHFSIIFVFIGALLGSFFGYKAYVNIPEGGAISKVEKRSGEAVDLGFAVRCEKFSVEFYDTGAPKEFKSILTVLENGQPVNGYKDVPIVVNRPLTYKGITFYQSSYGPSNEGATYHLTVRDRKGGAATPLTVRQGERVSLPGGAQLSVMEATQDVRPFMKDFDGPGAQVEFTPAGGAPQSFVILGEQYESFNAQHGGDLVLTFAGMEQKYYTGLQVAKDPGVLVVWFGCFLMVIGICMAFFMSHKRVWIRVSEHGVAVGGSASKNQAGFELSFDELTKKLAEG; encoded by the coding sequence TTGACAACGACGAATCGCGGATTTGCACAGCAGCTGTGGGATTTCTTCTGCTCCTTGAGACTTTCGATCTTCCTGCTCATCGGGCTGGCTATCGTTTCCATTATCGGTACGGTCATCCCCCAGGGGCCGCCCCCCGCGGAATACCTCGCCACCATCTCCGATACGAAGCTGCGCCTCTATACTTCTCTCGGCTTCTTCGACATGTACCACTCCTGGTGGTTCATCCTCCTCCTCTACCTCCTGACGGTGAACCTCATCTGCTGCTCCATCAAGAGGCTCCCCCGCGTCTGGAAGATCATCTCCGAGCCGGTCCTCGTCATGGACGAGAAGTACGAGCGCACCCTCACCCAGGTGAAGCACCTCAAGATGCAGGGTGGCGCGGCGCAGCTGAAGGACCGCCTGGTGGCGAAGCTCTCCTCGGAGTTCGCCGCCCCGGTCGTCACGGAGCACGGCAACGAGTACCACCTCTTCGCCCAGAAGAACGCCTGGTGCCGCCTCGGCGTCTACGTGGTGCACTTCTCCATCATCTTCGTCTTCATCGGCGCGCTCCTCGGCTCCTTCTTCGGCTACAAGGCGTACGTGAACATCCCGGAAGGGGGCGCCATCTCCAAGGTGGAGAAGCGTAGCGGCGAGGCGGTCGACCTCGGCTTCGCGGTCCGCTGCGAGAAGTTCTCCGTCGAGTTCTACGACACCGGCGCTCCGAAGGAGTTCAAGAGTATCCTTACCGTCCTCGAGAACGGCCAGCCGGTCAACGGCTACAAGGACGTCCCGATCGTCGTGAACCGCCCCCTCACCTACAAGGGGATCACCTTCTACCAGTCGAGCTACGGCCCGAGCAACGAGGGGGCGACCTACCACCTGACGGTCCGCGACCGCAAGGGTGGCGCTGCGACCCCGCTCACCGTGCGTCAGGGTGAAAGGGTCTCCCTCCCCGGCGGCGCGCAGCTCTCCGTCATGGAAGCAACCCAGGACGTCCGTCCCTTCATGAAGGACTTCGACGGCCCCGGCGCCCAGGTCGAGTTCACCCCCGCCGGCGGCGCTCCGCAGTCCTTCGTCATCCTCGGCGAGCAGTACGAGTCGTTCAACGCCCAGCACGGCGGCGACCTCGTCCTCACCTTCGCCGGGATGGAGCAGAAGTACTACACCGGGCTGCAGGTGGCGAAGGACCCCGGCGTTCTTGTCGTCTGGTTCGGCTGCTTCCTCATGGTCATCGGCATCTGCATGGCGTTTTTCATGTCTCACAAGAGGGTCTGGATCCGGGTCTCCGAGCACGGCGTCGCCGTGGGGGGTTCCGCCAGCAAGAATCAGGCAGGCTTCGAGCTTAGCTTCGACGAGCTCACCAAGAAGCTGGCAGAGGGGTAG
- a CDS encoding glycosyltransferase family 2 protein has protein sequence MSTSAGALRAADPDTSATGEPEPAPALRVSVIIPVKPGGAVRALERLAVATYPADRFEVLVAYGTRPSAQRNLAARQAGGEILFFLDDDSQVSPVFLQRALEHFRDPRVAAVGGPSLTPSTDSPIQRAIGAAFACRFGGGGVRNRYRCAGEARHTGDHELILCNLAFRRDTFLALGGLDERLYPNEENELMERLVHGGHLLVHDPELAVHRSQRPNYRAFVRQMYGYGRGRGEQTLLTGRVKPSAMAPAFFLLYLLAAPFFLTGIWFAPALLYFAGCLAAAAVVSRGELALFWRLIGVFPTLHLLYGAGIWRGLFTPRFRKAAGEAPPVEVRTVKPFGAEIKG, from the coding sequence TTGTCAACTAGCGCCGGGGCCTTGCGCGCCGCCGATCCCGATACCTCCGCGACAGGGGAGCCTGAACCGGCTCCTGCGCTGCGGGTTTCCGTCATCATCCCGGTGAAGCCGGGAGGGGCGGTGCGGGCGCTGGAGAGGCTCGCAGTGGCGACGTACCCCGCGGATCGTTTCGAGGTGCTCGTCGCCTACGGCACCCGCCCGAGCGCGCAGAGAAATCTGGCGGCGCGCCAGGCCGGCGGGGAGATCCTCTTCTTCCTGGACGACGACTCGCAGGTCTCCCCCGTTTTTCTGCAGCGCGCCCTCGAGCACTTCCGCGATCCGCGCGTCGCGGCGGTTGGCGGCCCCTCCCTCACCCCGAGCACGGACTCCCCGATCCAGCGCGCCATCGGCGCCGCCTTTGCCTGCCGCTTCGGCGGCGGTGGGGTGCGAAACCGCTACCGCTGTGCGGGGGAGGCGCGCCACACCGGCGACCACGAGCTTATCCTGTGCAACCTCGCCTTCCGGCGCGACACCTTTCTCGCCCTGGGAGGGCTGGACGAGCGGCTCTACCCGAACGAGGAAAACGAGCTCATGGAGCGGCTGGTGCACGGCGGGCACCTGCTGGTGCACGACCCGGAGCTTGCGGTGCATCGCAGCCAGCGCCCCAACTACCGCGCTTTCGTGCGGCAGATGTACGGCTACGGCAGGGGGCGCGGTGAGCAGACGCTCCTGACCGGGAGGGTGAAGCCCTCCGCCATGGCTCCCGCGTTTTTTCTGTTGTATCTCCTGGCGGCGCCCTTTTTCCTGACGGGGATCTGGTTCGCGCCGGCGCTTCTTTATTTCGCAGGGTGCCTTGCCGCAGCGGCTGTCGTGTCGCGCGGAGAGCTGGCGCTCTTTTGGCGTTTGATCGGGGTCTTCCCGACGCTGCATCTTTTGTACGGAGCGGGGATCTGGCGCGGACTCTTCACGCCGCGGTTCAGGAAGGCAGCCGGAGAGGCGCCTCCGGTCGAGGTGCGGACGGTGAAGCCGTTTGGTGCGGAGATCAAAGGCTAA
- the mntA gene encoding type VII toxin-antitoxin system MntA family adenylyltransferase antitoxin: protein MSSEMSFKGEFGAAEIKATLKPIFEKAGERVVASYLYGSQATGKADATSDINVAVLLHPEAWEAGHDPRHEIHLECCKALDRKDVDLVVLNGTGDLLLLEEITNRGIVLHDHNPAFRAEFEAKVLHDFLDCRGHKVNTLWD from the coding sequence ATGAGTAGTGAAATGAGTTTCAAAGGGGAATTTGGTGCAGCAGAAATAAAGGCGACGCTGAAGCCGATTTTTGAGAAGGCAGGGGAGAGGGTTGTTGCCAGCTACCTGTACGGCTCGCAGGCCACCGGCAAGGCCGATGCGACGAGCGACATCAACGTCGCGGTCCTGCTCCATCCGGAAGCGTGGGAAGCGGGGCACGACCCGCGTCACGAGATTCACCTCGAATGCTGCAAGGCGCTGGACAGGAAGGATGTGGATCTGGTGGTGCTGAACGGCACCGGCGACCTTCTCCTTCTGGAAGAGATCACCAACAGGGGCATCGTCCTCCACGACCACAACCCCGCCTTCCGCGCAGAATTCGAGGCAAAGGTGCTGCACGACTTCCTCGACTGCAGGGGGCACAAAGTCAATACGTTGTGGGATTAG
- a CDS encoding glycosyltransferase family 4 protein has protein sequence MSESALRVLVLAPTPFFADRGCHVRILEEARAAIGCGVELRLVTYHIGRDIPGIPTERIPQIPWYRKLAAGPSWHKPYLDILLLLKALKVARSFRPHLIHAHIHEGAFIGIFLKKILRIPLVFDCQGSLTAEIVDHGFVKEGSLLQRFFSFLERRIDHGADYVITSSTPTARLLAKGGVGPDRLQPLLDGVDTDTFAPQPKEIVRKRLSLPDDRPIVSYLGVLSVYQGVDLLLEAAALLKQAGAKIHFLIMGFPEGGYPAKADSLGVADMVTFTGRVPYDEAPLYLCAGDIAVSAKVSLTEANGKLFNYMACGLPTVVFDTPVNREILGDAALYARLGDAAELAGAIGRLAGDRELRAELGELAREKAIAEHSWQARGRELVAVYRKTLQR, from the coding sequence TTGTCTGAGTCCGCGCTGCGCGTCCTGGTGCTGGCACCGACCCCCTTCTTTGCGGATCGCGGCTGTCATGTGCGCATCCTGGAGGAGGCGCGCGCAGCAATCGGCTGCGGAGTGGAGTTGCGCCTGGTCACCTACCACATCGGGCGCGACATCCCGGGGATCCCTACGGAACGCATCCCGCAGATCCCCTGGTACCGCAAGCTCGCGGCGGGGCCGTCGTGGCACAAGCCGTACCTCGACATCCTCCTCCTTTTGAAGGCGCTGAAGGTCGCGCGCTCCTTCCGTCCGCACCTCATCCACGCGCATATCCACGAAGGCGCCTTCATCGGGATCTTCCTGAAGAAGATCCTGCGGATCCCCCTCGTCTTCGACTGCCAGGGGAGCCTTACCGCAGAGATCGTCGACCACGGTTTTGTGAAGGAAGGGTCGCTCCTGCAGCGCTTCTTCTCCTTCCTGGAGCGCCGCATCGACCACGGCGCCGACTACGTGATCACCAGCTCGACCCCGACAGCCAGGCTCCTGGCAAAGGGAGGGGTGGGGCCGGACCGGCTGCAACCGCTCCTGGACGGCGTCGACACCGACACTTTCGCACCGCAGCCGAAGGAGATCGTGAGAAAGAGGCTTTCCCTCCCTGACGACCGTCCAATCGTTTCGTATCTCGGGGTGCTGAGCGTGTACCAGGGTGTCGACCTCCTGCTGGAGGCGGCGGCGCTCTTGAAGCAGGCGGGGGCGAAGATTCATTTTCTCATCATGGGCTTTCCGGAAGGTGGATACCCCGCGAAGGCGGACTCGCTGGGGGTCGCCGACATGGTAACCTTTACTGGAAGGGTCCCCTACGACGAAGCGCCCCTCTATCTGTGCGCCGGTGACATCGCCGTTTCCGCAAAGGTCTCCCTCACCGAGGCGAACGGGAAGCTCTTCAACTACATGGCGTGCGGGCTCCCCACGGTCGTTTTCGACACCCCGGTGAACCGGGAGATTCTGGGGGACGCGGCGCTCTACGCGCGGCTCGGGGATGCGGCGGAACTCGCGGGGGCGATCGGGAGGCTTGCCGGCGACCGGGAGCTGCGAGCCGAGCTGGGTGAGCTGGCCCGGGAAAAGGCCATAGCCGAGCACTCGTGGCAGGCCCGCGGGCGCGAGCTGGTGGCGGTATACCGGAAGACATTGCAGCGGTAG
- the purE gene encoding 5-(carboxyamino)imidazole ribonucleotide mutase — protein MSEPAVLIVMGSDSDLSVMEEAAKVFKEFGIGYEMRISSAHRSPARTAALARDAAGRGIKMIIAAAGMAAHLAGVVAAETTLPVIGVPIPGGALNGVDALYAMVQMPGGIPVATMSIGKAGAKNAALFAVQVLSLSDQSLAGQLTEFRARMAAEVEQKDNALQQAQK, from the coding sequence ATGAGTGAGCCGGCAGTATTGATAGTAATGGGGAGCGACTCCGACCTTTCCGTCATGGAAGAAGCTGCAAAGGTATTCAAGGAGTTTGGCATCGGCTACGAGATGCGGATTTCCTCCGCCCACCGCTCACCTGCGCGGACCGCTGCCCTTGCCCGCGACGCAGCCGGGCGCGGGATCAAGATGATCATCGCCGCAGCAGGGATGGCAGCTCATCTTGCCGGGGTGGTCGCCGCTGAAACGACCCTGCCGGTGATCGGGGTACCGATCCCCGGAGGAGCACTGAACGGCGTCGATGCCCTCTACGCCATGGTGCAGATGCCTGGCGGGATCCCGGTGGCGACCATGTCCATCGGGAAGGCCGGCGCGAAAAACGCCGCACTCTTCGCAGTCCAGGTGCTCTCCCTGAGTGATCAGTCTCTGGCGGGGCAGCTCACCGAGTTCCGCGCGCGGATGGCGGCAGAGGTCGAGCAGAAGGACAACGCCCTGCAGCAGGCGCAGAAGTAA